A genome region from Actinopolymorpha sp. NPDC004070 includes the following:
- a CDS encoding malate dehydrogenase, which produces MARNGKVAVVGAGFYGSTTAQRLAEYDIFDEVVLTDILEGRPEGLALDINQSRPVEGFETKVTGQTTARDGGGYEAIAGSDIVIITAGLPRKPGMSRMDLIETNAKIVRQVAENVAKHAPNAVVIVVSNPLDEMTALAQLATQFPRNRVLGQAGMLDTARFTNSVAEKLGVPVGAVTTLTLGSHGDTMVPVPSKCTVEVDGSTKPLTELLSAEEIEALVDRTRNGGAEVVALLKTGSAYFAPSAAAARMAKAIAEDSGDVMPVCAWVDGEYGIDGVYLGVLAELGRTGVRKVVETDLTDSELAALKEAAEAVRSKQSDVQNL; this is translated from the coding sequence ATGGCGCGTAACGGCAAGGTCGCTGTCGTCGGTGCGGGTTTCTACGGGTCGACGACCGCGCAGCGACTCGCCGAGTACGACATCTTCGACGAGGTCGTCCTCACCGACATTCTCGAAGGCCGGCCCGAGGGGCTGGCCCTCGACATCAACCAGTCCCGCCCGGTCGAGGGCTTCGAGACCAAGGTGACCGGCCAGACGACGGCTCGCGACGGCGGAGGCTACGAGGCGATCGCCGGCTCCGACATCGTGATCATCACCGCCGGCCTGCCGCGCAAGCCCGGCATGAGCCGGATGGACCTGATCGAGACCAACGCCAAGATCGTCCGGCAGGTCGCGGAGAACGTCGCCAAGCACGCGCCCAACGCGGTGGTCATCGTGGTGTCCAACCCGCTGGACGAGATGACCGCGCTGGCGCAGCTGGCCACGCAGTTCCCGCGCAACCGCGTGCTCGGCCAGGCCGGCATGCTCGACACCGCGCGGTTCACCAACAGCGTTGCGGAGAAGCTCGGCGTCCCGGTGGGCGCCGTGACCACGCTGACCCTCGGTTCCCACGGCGACACCATGGTGCCGGTCCCCAGCAAGTGCACGGTCGAGGTCGACGGCTCCACCAAGCCGCTGACCGAGTTGCTGTCCGCGGAGGAGATCGAGGCCCTCGTGGACCGCACCCGCAACGGCGGGGCGGAGGTCGTCGCCCTGCTCAAGACCGGCTCGGCGTACTTCGCGCCCTCGGCCGCGGCGGCCCGGATGGCCAAGGCGATCGCGGAGGACTCCGGCGACGTCATGCCCGTGTGCGCATGGGTCGACGGTGAGTACGGCATCGACGGCGTCTACCTCGGCGTCCTCGCCGAGCTCGGCAGGACCGGCGTACGCAAGGTCGTCGAGACCGACCTCACCGACAGCGAGCTGGCCGCGCTGAAGGAGGCGGCGGAAGCCGTCCGCAGCAAGCAGTCCGACGTCCAGAACCTCTAA
- a CDS encoding formylglycine-generating enzyme family protein, whose amino-acid sequence MPNCCSPAAGRQPSPGDEASAGGTSYELPFEVPTRDPREVARGMVSLPAGEFAMGGADEDAFPDDGEGPVRQVRVSGFRLDETAVTNRQFGAFVKATGYVTEAERFGWSFVFHLFVGPEQRAHVKDAGVPGAPWWLAVEGATWRTPEGPGSDVRTRPQHPVVHTSWQDANAYARWAGKRLPTEAEWEYAARGGLARARYAWGDELTPRGRWRCNIWQGRFPRVDTAEDGHTGTAPVKSYAPNGFGLYEVAGNVWEWCADWWSTSWHAQDRPETRIDPAGPPAGDTRVMRGGSYLCHASYCNRYRVAARTSNTPDSSSGNLGFRCAADLG is encoded by the coding sequence ATGCCGAACTGCTGCAGCCCCGCCGCCGGCCGCCAGCCCTCCCCCGGGGACGAAGCCTCCGCCGGCGGCACGTCGTACGAGCTGCCCTTCGAGGTGCCCACCCGCGACCCGCGCGAGGTGGCCCGCGGGATGGTCTCCCTCCCCGCGGGTGAGTTCGCGATGGGCGGCGCCGACGAGGACGCCTTCCCCGACGACGGGGAGGGTCCGGTCCGCCAGGTGCGGGTGTCGGGGTTCCGGCTGGACGAGACCGCGGTCACCAACCGCCAGTTCGGCGCGTTCGTCAAGGCCACCGGATACGTCACCGAGGCCGAGCGCTTCGGCTGGTCGTTCGTCTTCCACCTGTTCGTCGGGCCGGAGCAGCGCGCCCACGTCAAGGACGCCGGGGTGCCGGGCGCACCGTGGTGGCTGGCGGTGGAGGGCGCGACCTGGCGTACGCCCGAAGGTCCCGGCAGCGACGTCCGGACCCGCCCGCAGCACCCGGTGGTGCACACGTCCTGGCAGGACGCGAACGCCTACGCCCGGTGGGCCGGCAAGCGGCTGCCGACCGAGGCGGAGTGGGAGTACGCCGCCCGTGGCGGGCTCGCCCGCGCGCGCTACGCCTGGGGCGACGAGCTCACCCCCCGGGGCCGCTGGCGGTGCAACATCTGGCAGGGCCGCTTCCCGCGCGTGGACACCGCCGAGGACGGGCACACCGGGACCGCGCCGGTGAAGTCGTACGCCCCGAACGGTTTCGGGCTGTACGAGGTGGCGGGCAACGTGTGGGAGTGGTGCGCGGACTGGTGGAGTACCAGCTGGCACGCCCAGGACCGGCCGGAGACGCGGATCGATCCGGCGGGGCCGCCCGCGGGTGACACCCGGGTGATGCGCGGCGGGAGCTACCTGTGCCACGCGTCCTACTGCAACCGCTACCGCGTCGCCGCGCGGACGAGCAACACACCGGACAGCTCCAGCGGCAACCTCGGTTTCCGCTGCGCGGCTGACCTAGGCTGA
- a CDS encoding alkaline phosphatase family protein, which yields MPDTPTSPPSSARRRAVVFGMDGVRLDVLRSAHTPHLDAIAADGFLAPIQVDPSGPTISGPVWATVATGVLPPVHRIFDNNLDGNRLAAHPTFLTRVEHARPGARTLALADWPPLVSTDHGGPIFPGGRLIPPGGTEHHGLATWEQCEDRLTDEAVEVLGSQDVHAAFVYFVGPDAVAHELGVGPEYVHAIEATDARMGRILAAIRARATAAAEEWTVVVVTDHGHRDEGGHGGDSEVERTAWIAASGPTVPAVPPEGLAHADIHPHVLTALGIDLDPSWGLSGRPFDVDVQPA from the coding sequence ATGCCGGACACGCCGACTTCTCCTCCCTCCTCCGCCCGCCGTCGCGCCGTCGTCTTCGGGATGGACGGCGTACGCCTCGACGTCCTGCGCAGCGCCCACACGCCGCACCTGGACGCCATCGCCGCCGACGGTTTCCTCGCCCCGATCCAGGTGGATCCCAGCGGGCCGACCATCTCCGGGCCCGTCTGGGCGACAGTGGCGACCGGTGTCCTCCCACCGGTGCACCGGATCTTCGACAACAACCTCGACGGCAACCGCCTGGCGGCCCATCCGACCTTCCTGACCCGGGTCGAACACGCTCGCCCGGGCGCGCGCACGCTCGCGCTGGCCGACTGGCCGCCACTGGTGAGTACGGACCACGGCGGCCCGATCTTTCCCGGTGGCCGGCTGATCCCGCCCGGGGGCACCGAGCACCACGGGCTGGCGACCTGGGAGCAGTGCGAGGACCGGCTCACCGACGAGGCGGTCGAGGTGCTGGGCAGCCAGGACGTGCACGCGGCGTTCGTCTACTTCGTCGGGCCGGACGCGGTCGCGCACGAACTCGGCGTCGGCCCGGAGTACGTCCACGCGATCGAGGCCACGGACGCGCGGATGGGCCGGATCCTGGCCGCGATCCGGGCCCGGGCCACCGCTGCCGCCGAGGAGTGGACGGTCGTCGTGGTGACCGACCACGGGCACCGCGACGAGGGCGGTCACGGCGGTGACTCCGAGGTGGAGCGGACGGCCTGGATCGCCGCGTCCGGTCCTACGGTGCCGGCCGTCCCGCCGGAGGGACTCGCCCATGCCGACATCCATCCGCACGTGCTGACCGCACTGGGCATCGACCTCGACCCGTCGTGGGGCCTGTCCGGCCGGCCGTTCGACGTCGACGTCCAACCCGCCTGA
- the galE gene encoding UDP-glucose 4-epimerase GalE, which translates to MKLLVTGGAGYIGGIVATLLLEAGHEVTVLDDLSTGHGDGVPEGAAFHQGAITDAGDVLDPSFDGVLHFAAKSLVSESVRRPELYWRTNVCGTLALLDAMRAADVHRIVFSSTAATYGAPDTTPITEDVPPVPTNPYGASKLAVDAMLTSEAQAYDLAAVSLRYFNVAGAYGDHGERHDPETHLIPNLLAVAAGERPAAQVFGTDYPTRDGTAVRDYLHVVDLADAHLRALTAATPGRHLICNLGTGTGSTVREVLTAVREVTGHEVPVEESPRRAGDPPSLVASHDRATAELGWKPRRDLTSMVADAWSYRQRHASN; encoded by the coding sequence ATGAAGCTTCTGGTCACCGGCGGCGCCGGCTACATCGGCGGGATCGTCGCGACACTGCTCCTGGAGGCCGGGCACGAGGTGACCGTGCTGGACGACCTGTCCACCGGGCACGGTGACGGGGTGCCCGAGGGCGCGGCCTTCCACCAGGGCGCGATCACCGACGCCGGCGACGTGCTCGACCCGTCCTTCGACGGCGTACTGCACTTCGCCGCCAAGTCGCTGGTGTCGGAGTCGGTCCGCCGGCCCGAGCTGTACTGGCGTACGAACGTCTGCGGCACCCTGGCCCTGCTGGACGCGATGCGGGCGGCAGACGTCCACCGGATCGTGTTCTCCTCCACCGCCGCCACCTACGGCGCGCCGGACACGACGCCGATCACCGAGGACGTCCCGCCGGTGCCGACCAACCCCTACGGCGCGTCCAAGCTGGCCGTGGACGCGATGCTGACCAGCGAGGCGCAGGCGTACGACCTGGCCGCGGTCAGCCTGCGCTACTTCAACGTCGCCGGCGCCTACGGCGACCACGGTGAGCGGCACGACCCGGAGACCCACCTGATCCCCAACCTGCTCGCGGTGGCCGCGGGCGAGCGCCCGGCTGCACAGGTGTTCGGCACCGACTACCCCACCCGTGACGGGACCGCCGTCCGCGACTACCTCCACGTGGTCGACCTGGCCGACGCGCACCTGCGGGCGCTGACCGCCGCCACCCCCGGGCGGCACCTGATCTGCAACCTCGGCACCGGCACCGGTTCGACGGTGCGGGAGGTGCTCACCGCGGTCCGGGAGGTCACCGGGCACGAGGTGCCGGTCGAGGAGTCGCCGCGCCGTGCTGGTGACCCGCCGTCCCTGGTCGCCTCGCACGACCGGGCCACCGCCGAGCTGGGCTGGAAGCCCCGGCGCGACCTGACGTCGATGGTCGCCGACGCGTGGAGCTACCGGCAGCGGCACGCGAGCAACTGA
- a CDS encoding NADP-dependent isocitrate dehydrogenase, with amino-acid sequence MSKISVKNPIVELDGDEMTRVIWKDIKEQLLLPYVDLQLDYYDLGIEHRDATDDQVTVDAANAIKQHGVGVKCATITPDEARVEEFGLKKMWRSPNGTIRNILGGVVFREPIIIDNVPRLVPGWTKPIIIGRHAHGDQYKATDFVVPGPGKLTVTYTPTDGSQPMEFEVAEYPGGGVAMAMYNYDDSIRDFARASLNYGLQRGYPVYLSTKNTILKAYDGRFKDLFAEVFETEFKGKFEEAGITYEHRLIDDMVAQALKWEGGFVWAAKNYDGDVQSDTVAQGFGSLGLMTSVLMTPDGRTVEAEAAHGTVTRHFRQWQKGQKTSTNPIASIFAWTRGLAHRGKLDGTPEVSAFAQTLEQACVETVEAGKMTKDLALLVGGDAEWLSTDDFLAALAETLKVKVAKQ; translated from the coding sequence TTGTCAAAGATCAGCGTGAAGAACCCGATCGTCGAGCTTGACGGCGACGAGATGACCCGGGTCATCTGGAAGGACATCAAGGAGCAGTTGCTGCTGCCCTACGTCGACCTCCAGCTCGACTACTACGACCTCGGCATCGAGCACCGCGACGCCACCGACGACCAGGTGACGGTCGACGCGGCGAACGCGATCAAGCAGCACGGCGTGGGCGTGAAGTGCGCCACGATCACCCCCGACGAGGCGCGGGTCGAGGAGTTCGGCCTGAAGAAGATGTGGCGTTCGCCGAACGGCACGATCCGCAACATCCTCGGCGGCGTGGTGTTCCGCGAGCCGATCATCATCGACAACGTCCCCCGCCTGGTGCCGGGCTGGACCAAGCCGATCATCATCGGCCGGCACGCCCACGGCGACCAGTACAAGGCCACCGACTTCGTGGTGCCGGGTCCGGGCAAGCTCACCGTCACCTACACCCCGACCGACGGCAGCCAGCCGATGGAGTTCGAGGTCGCGGAGTACCCCGGCGGCGGCGTCGCGATGGCGATGTACAACTACGACGACTCGATCCGCGACTTCGCGCGGGCGTCGTTGAACTACGGCCTGCAGCGCGGCTACCCGGTCTACCTCTCCACCAAGAACACCATCCTCAAGGCCTACGACGGCCGCTTCAAGGACCTGTTCGCCGAGGTCTTCGAGACGGAGTTCAAGGGCAAGTTCGAAGAGGCCGGCATCACCTACGAGCACCGGCTCATCGACGACATGGTGGCGCAGGCGCTGAAGTGGGAGGGCGGCTTCGTCTGGGCGGCCAAGAACTACGACGGTGACGTGCAGTCCGACACCGTTGCGCAGGGCTTCGGTTCGCTCGGCCTGATGACCAGCGTGCTGATGACCCCGGACGGCCGCACGGTCGAGGCCGAGGCGGCGCACGGCACGGTGACGCGGCACTTTCGCCAGTGGCAGAAGGGCCAGAAGACGTCGACGAACCCGATCGCGTCGATCTTCGCCTGGACGCGGGGGCTCGCCCACCGCGGCAAGCTGGACGGCACGCCGGAGGTGTCGGCGTTCGCGCAGACGCTGGAGCAGGCCTGCGTGGAGACCGTCGAGGCCGGCAAGATGACCAAGGACCTCGCGCTGCTGGTCGGTGGCGACGCCGAGTGGCTGAGCACCGACGACTTCCTGGCTGCGCTGGCGGAGACGCTGAAGGTCAAGGTGGCCAAGCAGTAG
- a CDS encoding alpha/beta hydrolase, translated as MTTLLLVHGGLWDDMDAERFWHEPGIVAGLEERGFTVLAPDRLPRARSWLAEVEHLVPLLPSGPLSVVAGSNGCSVAVRLALTCPERVDRLVLAWPASVGEAVVDVRTRRGLTELGASPRIAKDLLSGEVLRGATEAELTGMKLPVGVLPSTPENPVHRRRTSLALCSLLPHPSELPGTPEPVRRDFGPYLRSFLTSVTSFVSEVP; from the coding sequence GTGACGACACTGCTGCTGGTCCACGGCGGCCTCTGGGACGACATGGACGCCGAGCGGTTCTGGCACGAGCCCGGAATCGTCGCCGGCCTGGAGGAGCGGGGCTTCACCGTGCTCGCGCCGGACCGGCTGCCGCGGGCGCGTTCCTGGCTGGCCGAGGTCGAGCACCTGGTGCCGCTGCTGCCATCGGGCCCGCTCAGCGTGGTGGCCGGGTCGAACGGCTGCTCGGTGGCCGTCCGGTTGGCGCTGACCTGCCCGGAGCGGGTGGACCGGCTGGTCCTGGCCTGGCCCGCGTCGGTCGGGGAGGCCGTGGTGGACGTACGCACCCGCCGTGGCCTGACCGAGCTCGGCGCGTCGCCGCGGATCGCCAAGGACCTGCTCTCCGGCGAGGTCCTGCGCGGGGCCACCGAGGCCGAGCTCACCGGGATGAAGCTGCCGGTCGGGGTGCTTCCCTCGACCCCGGAGAACCCCGTCCACCGGCGCCGTACGTCCCTGGCGCTGTGCTCCCTCCTGCCGCACCCGTCGGAGCTGCCGGGTACGCCGGAACCGGTACGCCGGGACTTCGGACCGTACCTCCGCTCGTTCCTCACCAGCGTCACCTCCTTCGTCTCCGAGGTGCCCTGA
- a CDS encoding mandelate racemase/muconate lactonizing enzyme family protein — translation MPKRFVSGAGPASPRSAVRTGTNAFRATVAVGSNGPMRIETIETFLADQIAIVRIRTDDGAEGVGQTSPFRPGLSVRVLHEMAAPHFLGQDPWDLEALVERCLRKEYKFPSTFLYRALCGIDTALWDLLGKVTGQPVHKLLGGQVRDFVPMYASSMSRSITPEAEAERLVALREEYGFRAAKVRVGDVMGADRDASPGRTEKLIPHVRKVLGDDFTIHADANSGFSVSRAIRVGRILEDNGYGHFEEPCPYPLLENTAQVAAALDIPVAGGEQDNSLVQFRRMIESHAVDIVQPDIGYIGGVARARRVARMAEDAGIPCTPHCSNTSMLQVFTLHLAASMPACHQFHEWGIEDTPWTRGVYEPDLRLENGGVKVPSAPGWGVEITPEFLRDAHREVSSR, via the coding sequence GTGCCGAAGCGGTTCGTCAGCGGGGCAGGGCCGGCCTCGCCGAGGTCGGCCGTCCGAACCGGGACGAACGCCTTCCGCGCGACCGTCGCGGTCGGCTCGAATGGCCCGATGAGGATCGAGACCATCGAGACGTTCCTGGCCGACCAGATCGCGATCGTCCGCATCCGCACCGACGACGGCGCGGAGGGAGTCGGGCAGACGTCGCCGTTCCGGCCCGGCCTGTCCGTACGTGTGCTGCACGAGATGGCCGCGCCGCACTTCCTCGGCCAGGACCCGTGGGACCTCGAGGCGCTGGTGGAACGCTGCCTGCGCAAGGAGTACAAGTTCCCCTCGACGTTCCTCTACCGCGCGCTCTGCGGCATCGACACCGCGCTGTGGGACCTGCTCGGCAAGGTGACCGGCCAGCCGGTCCACAAGTTGCTGGGCGGGCAGGTGCGCGACTTCGTGCCCATGTACGCCTCCAGCATGAGCCGGTCGATCACGCCGGAGGCGGAGGCGGAGCGGCTGGTGGCGCTGCGGGAGGAGTACGGCTTCCGCGCCGCCAAGGTCCGGGTCGGCGACGTGATGGGCGCGGACCGGGACGCCTCCCCCGGCCGGACCGAGAAGCTGATCCCGCACGTCCGCAAGGTCCTGGGTGACGACTTCACCATCCACGCCGACGCCAACAGCGGCTTCTCGGTGTCCCGCGCGATCAGGGTGGGCAGGATCCTGGAGGACAACGGCTACGGCCACTTCGAGGAGCCCTGCCCCTATCCCCTGCTGGAGAACACCGCGCAGGTCGCAGCAGCGCTCGACATCCCGGTGGCCGGTGGCGAGCAGGACAACTCGCTGGTGCAGTTCCGGCGGATGATCGAGTCGCACGCGGTGGACATCGTGCAGCCAGACATCGGCTACATCGGCGGTGTCGCCCGGGCCCGCCGGGTCGCCCGGATGGCCGAGGACGCGGGGATTCCGTGTACGCCGCACTGCTCGAACACCTCGATGCTGCAGGTGTTCACGCTGCACCTCGCGGCGTCAATGCCGGCTTGCCACCAGTTCCACGAGTGGGGCATCGAGGACACGCCGTGGACGCGCGGTGTCTACGAACCCGACCTCCGTCTGGAGAACGGAGGGGTCAAGGTGCCGTCGGCGCCCGGCTGGGGTGTGGAGATCACCCCGGAGTTCCTCCGCGACGCACACCGCGAAGTGTCCAGCCGATAA
- a CDS encoding DUF3017 domain-containing protein — translation MVDQPGEEAARPATQVPPGRAGGGTPADRQAFWKRWGRPRGRPLPPIRPWPRRQWPLLVVLAGVVASLVVVVVVDFRPGTALFACSVLLAAVFRLVLTTRRAGLLVLRSRMTDVVTLAIMGGAALVLALAVPDIR, via the coding sequence ATGGTCGACCAGCCAGGCGAGGAAGCGGCCCGGCCGGCAACCCAGGTGCCCCCTGGCCGGGCCGGCGGGGGAACGCCCGCCGACAGGCAGGCGTTCTGGAAACGTTGGGGTCGTCCACGGGGCCGCCCACTTCCGCCGATTCGTCCCTGGCCGCGCCGGCAGTGGCCGCTGCTGGTGGTCCTGGCCGGGGTCGTCGCCTCCCTGGTGGTCGTGGTGGTGGTCGACTTCCGGCCCGGTACGGCACTGTTCGCCTGCTCGGTCCTGTTGGCGGCGGTTTTCCGGTTGGTGCTGACCACCCGGCGAGCCGGCCTGCTGGTGCTGCGGAGCCGGATGACCGACGTGGTGACGCTCGCGATCATGGGAGGTGCGGCTCTGGTGCTGGCGCTGGCCGTGCCGGACATCCGATGA
- the galK gene encoding galactokinase — protein sequence MNARTTLDAEFESAFDNSAAGIWAAPGRVNLIGEHTDYNDGYVLPLALPQGVAAAAATRSDGLVRMASRQTDGRVEVRLDALKPGTVDGWAAYVAGMVWSLREAGHDVGGLDILVDGDVPLGAGLSSSAALECATAIAVTDLYDVKVDRPALAGLAQRAENDFVGMPCGIMDQSASLLCTREHLLFLDTRTSATEQVPFDLGAHGLALLVVDTRAPHRLVDGEYAARRRTCEEAASKLGVRALRDVEGLQAAMDQLGDTVEARRVRHVVTENARVLATVERLRTGSPRDIGPLLTASHESLRDDYEVTVPELDTAVDAALDAGALGARMTGGGFGGCIIALVDADASDTVAGRVAEAFAAAGFGAPSSFVAQPSQGARRIR from the coding sequence ATGAACGCGCGCACCACGCTGGACGCCGAGTTCGAGTCGGCGTTCGACAACTCGGCGGCCGGCATCTGGGCGGCACCCGGCCGGGTCAACCTGATCGGGGAGCACACCGACTACAACGACGGGTACGTCCTCCCGCTGGCCCTGCCCCAGGGCGTGGCGGCCGCCGCCGCGACCCGCTCCGACGGCCTGGTCCGGATGGCGTCCCGGCAGACCGACGGCCGGGTGGAGGTCCGCCTGGACGCGCTCAAGCCGGGCACGGTGGACGGCTGGGCCGCCTACGTGGCCGGGATGGTGTGGTCGCTGCGCGAGGCCGGGCACGACGTCGGCGGGCTGGACATCCTGGTCGACGGTGACGTACCCCTCGGCGCGGGCCTGTCCTCCTCCGCCGCCCTGGAGTGCGCGACCGCGATCGCGGTGACAGACCTGTACGACGTGAAGGTCGACCGGCCCGCCCTCGCCGGGCTGGCCCAGCGCGCGGAGAACGACTTCGTGGGCATGCCCTGCGGGATCATGGACCAGTCCGCGTCGTTGCTGTGCACCCGCGAGCACCTGCTGTTCCTGGACACCCGCACGTCCGCCACCGAGCAGGTGCCGTTCGACCTCGGCGCGCACGGGCTGGCGCTGCTGGTCGTGGACACCCGCGCGCCGCACCGCCTGGTCGACGGGGAGTACGCCGCCCGCCGGCGTACCTGCGAGGAGGCCGCGAGCAAGCTCGGCGTCCGGGCACTGCGCGACGTCGAGGGCCTGCAGGCCGCGATGGACCAGTTGGGCGACACGGTGGAGGCGCGGCGGGTACGCCACGTCGTCACCGAGAACGCCCGCGTCCTCGCCACGGTGGAGCGCCTGCGCACCGGCAGCCCCCGCGACATCGGCCCGCTGCTCACCGCCTCGCACGAGTCGCTGCGTGACGACTACGAGGTGACCGTCCCCGAGCTGGACACGGCGGTCGACGCGGCCCTGGACGCCGGTGCGCTGGGAGCGCGGATGACCGGCGGCGGGTTCGGCGGCTGCATCATCGCACTGGTCGACGCCGACGCCTCGGACACCGTCGCGGGCCGGGTGGCGGAGGCGTTCGCGGCCGCGGGGTTCGGCGCACCGTCGTCGTTCGTGGCCCAGCCGAGCCAGGGTGCCCGGCGGATCCGCTGA